A stretch of Saccharomyces cerevisiae S288C chromosome IV, complete sequence DNA encodes these proteins:
- the PRM7 gene encoding pheromone-regulated protein PRM7 (Pheromone-regulated protein; predicted to have one transmembrane segment; promoter contains Gcn4p binding elements; in W303 strain one continuous open reading frame comprising of YDL037C, the intergenic region and YDL039C encodes the IMI1), with translation MYRTRSSDEVTTSTDLTSSSDVATSVDPTTSVISSTSADPTTSADSTTSTVQTTSAGPSNNIGNSTLANSTTFAVSSTSIDPTSSSDVITSTVQTTSIEPTTSLVSSNDITTSTSLNISVVISTSTDSTSLIESTTTVGPHASSSVAGMYRTRSSDEVTTSTDPTSSSDVATSADPTSSSAVTTLVDPTTSVVISTSVDQTSSSDVATSVDPTTSVISSTSADPTTSADSTTSTVQTTSVDPTSSVVSSAPVDPASSVVSLTSSYPTSSSTVTISANSNGSATLAAQTTSIDPVSSIVSSSGATTIISSASIDPASSVVSSTSSEPTSFIVSSTSVYSTRPSGPTTSTDLATFSDTIILRVSTTSTSQDTQTVSSSLTDMVSSTGSADLSVSSIQRSQVDPSTFAVSNSPVYPTASTGSTSTGIPIASESLSLSRQQGISATSSSSIVTLTPVDSASSSRSSATSIIKPNMPVSSNDSKTQSSVSVVDAFQSTKSSYPSITSADPTTLASENGLVGSSSSAHPITLDRTYASAHASVTDIVSRVTDSTRHTTLVTSNINIQSEVGNPNYSGPKDTTITKQSAFMTSPASTSTISNVQSTASVMNHSIEDNISAAASLESVSGTSTKDYSSQSSAIHYTNSFTTTTTNAFITSKHSIAAVSTGAITSSASISLIMEGSANIEAVGKLVWLAAALPLAFI, from the coding sequence ATGTATCGTACAAGAAGCTCTGACGAGGTAACCACATCAACAGATCTAACTAGCTCAAGTGACGTTGCTACTTCAGTTGACCCAACTACTTCTGTTATCAGTTCAACTTCAGCAGACCCAACTACTTCAGCTGACTCAACTACCTCGACCGTTCAAACCACTTCAGCTGGTCCAAGTAACAACATCGGCAATTCCACTTTGGCCAATTCCACTACTTTTGCAGTTAGTTCCACTTCAATTGACCCAACTAGCTCGAGCGATGTGATTACTTCAACCGTTCAAACCACTTCAATTGAACCAACTACTTCTCTCGTCAGTTCAAACGATATTACTACTTCAACAAGTCTAAATATCTCTGTCGTGATTTCCACTTCCACGGACTCTACATCTTTAATTGAGTCTACTACAACAGTTGGTCCACATGCCTCATCAAGTGTTGCTGGTATGTATCGTACAAGAAGCTCTGACGAGGTAACCACATCAACAGATCCAACTAGCTCAAGTGACGTGGCTACTTCAGCAGATCCAACTAGTTCAAGCGCTGTGACTACTTTAGTTGACCCAACTACTTCTGTAGTCATTTCAACCTCAGTTGATCAAACTAGCTCAAGTGACGTTGCTACTTCAGTTGACCCAACCACTTCTGTTATCAGTTCAACTTCAGCAGACCCAACTACTTCAGCTGACTCAACTACCTCGACCGTTCAAACTACTTCAGTTGATCCAACTAGTTCTGTAGTCAGTTCCGCTCCAGTTGATCCGGCTAGTTCTGTTGTCAGTTTAACTTCATCTTACCCAACTAGCTCAAGCACTGTGACTATTTCTGCTAATTCAAACGGTTCAGCTACTTTAGCGGCTCAAACTACTTCAATTGATCCAGTTAGCTCCATCGTTAGTTCAAGCGGTGCAACTACTATCATCAGTAGCGCCTCAATTGATCCAGCTAGTTCTGTAGTTAGTTCAACTTCATCTGAACCAACCAGTTTTATTGTCAGTTCAACCTCAGTTTATTCAACCAGACCAAGTGGTCCAACTACTTCAACAGATCTAGCTACTTTCTCTGACACAATCATTCTAAGGGTTTCAACCACTTCAACCAGCCAAGATACCCAAACAGTATCATCTAGTCTAACTGATATGGTTTCCTCAACTGGTTCAGCTGATTTGAGCGTCTCATCCATTCAAAGATCTCAAGTAGACCCAAGCACTTTCGCTGTCTCGAATAGCCCAGTATATCCAACAGCTTCGACCGGATCAACTTCCACGGGCATTCCAATTGCGTCGGAAAGTCTAAGCCTTTCTAGACAGCAAGGAATTTCGGCCACTTCAAGTTCTTCGATTGTAACTTTAACCCCAGTTGATTCGGCTTCCTCGAGTAGGTCAAGCGCAACAAGTATAATCAAGCCTAATATGCCAGTTAGCAGCAATGATTCGAAGACCCAAAGTTCTGTTTCTGTAGTTGACGCATTCCAATCAACTAAATCTTCATATCCTAGCATAACTTCAGCAGACCCAACGACTCTAGCCAGTGAAAATGGTTTAGTCGGCTCATCTTCCTCAGCTCATCCAATCACATTAGATAGAACTTATGCATCAGCTCACGCAAGCGTCACCGATATTGTCAGTAGAGTTACTGACTCGACTCGCCATACAACACTAGTAACTTCAAACATTAACATTCAGTCTGAGGTTGGGAACCCAAATTACTCGGGTCCCAAAGACACTACCATCACCAAACAATCTGCATTTATGACTTCTCCTGCATCAACGTCTACTATAAGTAACGTTCAATCAACTGCTTCCGTAATGAATCACAGTATTGAGGACAATATTTCTGCAGCTGCCTCTCTAGAAAGTGTTTCTGGTACCTCAACTAAAGATTATTCTAGTCAATCCAGTGCCATTCATTATACAAATTCCTTCACGACCACCACTACTAACGCATTTATCACATCAAAGCATTCCATTGCTGCTGTATCAACAGGAGCCATTACATCATCTGCCAGCATTTCATTAATCATGGAAGGCAGCGCAAACATTGAAGCAGTAGGAAAATTGGTGTGGCTCGCTGCCGCTCTTCCTCTAGCTTTCATTTAG
- the BSC1 gene encoding Bsc1p (Protein of unconfirmed function; similar to cell surface flocculin Flo11p; ORF exhibits genomic organization compatible with a translational readthrough-dependent mode of expression; in W303 strain one continuous open reading frame comprising of YDL037C, the intergenic region and YDL039C encodes the gene IMI1) has protein sequence MSQQNILHYDMDVTSVSWVKDNTYQITIHVKAVKDIPLKYLWSLKIIGVNGPSSTVQLYGKNEKTYLISDPTDFTSTFQVYAYPSSDGCTVWMPNFQIQFEYLQGDAAQYWQTWQWGTTTFDLSTGCNNYDNQGHSQTDFPGFYWTYQCKGNNDGTCTKASSSSITTSSITTSSTTTSSTTTSSTTTSSSTTSSSTTSSSTTSSSTTSSSTTSSSTTSSSTTSSSTTSSSTTSSSTTSSSTTSSSTKTSTTTSSTVKSSSTTSIDFTTSVDSHTSSSVADIYRSRTSTDVTTLAASTSPFSSFTSSDSSSSSDVTSSTIQTTSVDPTT, from the coding sequence ATGAGCcaacagaatatactaCATTATGATATGGATGTTACTTCCGTATCATGGGTCAAGGATAACACATACCAGATTACTATTCATGTCAAAGCCGTAAAAGATATCCctttgaaatatttatgGTCTTTAAAGATTATTGGTGTCAACGGTCCCTCAAGCACCGTACAACTTTACGGCAAAAATGAGAAGACATACCTAATCAGTGATCCAACAGATTTTACATCCACTTTTCAGGTTTATGCTTACCCTTCTTCTGACGGTTGCACAGTTTGGATGccaaatttccaaatccAGTTCGAATATCTACAAGGTGATGCTGCTCAGTACTGGCAAACTTGGCAATGGGGGACAACCACCTTCGATTTATCGACAGGTTGTAACAATTATGACAATCAAGGCCACTCACAAACGGATTTCCCTGGATTTTATTGGACCTACCAGTGCAAGGGAAACAATGATGGCACTTGTACAAAAGCCTCGTCTTCATCCATTACTACTTCATCCATTACTACTTCATCCACTACTACTTCATCCACTACTACTTCATCCACTACTACTTCATCCTCTACTACTTCATCCTCTACTACTTCATCCTCTACTACTTCATCCTCTACTACTTCATCCTCTACTACTTCATCCTCTACTACTTCATCCTCTACTACTTCATCCTCTACTACTTCATCCTCTACTACTTCATCCTCTACTACTTCATCCTCTACTACTTCATCCTCTACGAAAACTTCCACTACTACGTCATCTACTGTGAAAAGCTCTTCCACTACATCCATTGATTTTACTACTTCCGTTGACTCACATACTTCATCAAGCGTAGCCGATATTTATCGTTCAAGAACATCTACTGATGTCACCACATTAGCAGCTTCAACTAGTCCTTTCAGCAGTTTCACTTCAAGTGACTCTAGTAGTTCAAGCGATGTAACCAGTTCAACCATTCAAACTACTTCTGTTGATCCAACCACTTAA
- the PUS9 gene encoding pseudouridine synthase PUS9 (Mitochondrial tRNA:pseudouridine synthase; catalyzes the formation of pseudouridine at position 32 in mitochondrial tRNAs; contains an N-terminal mitochondrial targeting sequence; PUS9 has a paralog, RIB2, that arose from the whole genome duplication) — translation MQRNNRLRNLFTVPVIMARQLKRNALSAGLAFAGNATSNEFDEHLQNEVEREREIQKKKKIKRTQSKKSPDLINKSTFQSRTIGSKKEKHRQLDPEYEIVIDGPLRKIKPYHFTYRTFCKERWRDKKLVDVFISEFRDRESEYYKRTIENGDVHINDETADLSTVIRNGDLITHQVHRHEPPVTSRPIKVIFEDDNIMVIDKPSGIPVHPTGRYRFNTITKMLQNNLGFVVNPCNRLDRLTSGLMFLAKTPKGADNIGDQLKAREVTKEYVAKVVGEFPETEVIVEKPLKLIEPRLALNAVCQMDEKGAKHAKTVFNRISYDGKTSIVKCKPLTGRSHQIRVHLQYLGHPIANDPIYSNDEVWGNNLGKGGQADFDIVITKLDEIGKRKPAKSWFHSNGGYGEVLRQEKCSICESDLYTDPGPNDLDLWLHAYLYESTETEEGTEKKKWCYKTEYPEWALRR, via the coding sequence ATGCAAAGAAATAATAGGTTAAGAAATTTGTTTACAGTGCCAGTAATAATGGCTCGACAACTCAAAAGGAATGCATTATCTGCAGGTCTTGCTTTTGCAGGTAATGCAACCTCAAATGAGTTTGATGAACATTTGCAAAATGAGGTTGAAAGAGAGAGggaaattcaaaagaaaaaaaaaataaagcgAACtcaatcaaaaaaatcgcCAGATTTGATTAATAAATCTACTTTTCAATCACGAACGATAGGCAGcaaaaaagagaaacaTAGACAACTAGATCCAGAGTATGAAATTGTCATCGATGGCCCTCTAAGGAAAATCAAGCCCTACCATTTTACGTACAGGACCTTTTGCAAAGAGCGTTGGagagataaaaaattggttGATGTCTTTATATCTGAATTTCGAGATCGTGAATCTGaatattataaaagaacaatCGAAAACGGGGACGTTCATATAAACGATGAAACTGCGGACTTATCTACTGTAATTCGCAATGGTGACCTGATTACGCATCAGGTACATAGACATGAACCTCCAGTCACTTCCAGGCCTATCAAagttatttttgaagatgataaCATAATGGTTATTGATAAACCGAGCGGTATACCTGTTCACCCAACTGGCCGATATCGGTTCAATACAATTACGAAAATGCTTCAAAATAATCTCGGATTTGTTGTGAACCCATGTAATAGGTTAGATAGGCTTACAAGTGGATTAATGTTTTTGGCAAAAACTCCGAAGGGAGCCGATAATATCGGCGATCAACTAAAAGCTCGAGAAGTCACTAAGGAATACGTGGCCAAGGTAGTTGGAGAATTTCCAGAAACGGAAGTAATTGTTGAAAAACCTCTAAAACTGATCGAGCCAAGGCTTGCTCTTAATGCAGTTTGTCAAATGGACGAGAAAGGAGCCAAACATGCAAAAACTGTTTTTAACAGAATCAGCTACGACGGTAAAACGAGTATTGTAAAGTGCAAACCGCTTACCGGGCGATCACATCAAATTAGAGTACATTTACAGTACTTAGGCCACCCAATTGCTAACGATCCTATTTATTCCAATGATGAAGTATGGGGTAACAATCTCGGAAAAGGCGGCCAGGCTGACTTCGATATAGTTATTACTAAGCTAGACGAAATagggaaaagaaaacctGCTAAAAGTTGGTTCCATAGTAATGGCGGGTACGGTGAGGTATTAaggcaagaaaaatgttCTATTTGTGAATCTGATTTGTATACTGATCCTGGCCCCAATGATCTTGATCTGTGGTTACATGCCTATCTATACGAATCAACTGAGACTGAAGAAGGAaccgaaaagaaaaagtggTGCTACAAAACAGAGTATCCAGAATGGGCTCTGAGAAGATAG
- the GPR1 gene encoding Gpr1p (Plasma membrane G protein coupled receptor (GPCR); interacts with the heterotrimeric G protein alpha subunit, Gpa2p, and with Plc1p; sensor that integrates nutritional signals with the modulation of cell fate via PKA and cAMP synthesis): MITEGFPPNLNALKGSSLLEKRVDSLRQLNTTTVNQLLGLPGMTSTFTAPQLLQLRIIAITASAVSLIAGCLGMFFLSKMDKRRKVFRHDLIAFLIICDFLKAFILMIYPMIILINNSVYATPAFFNTLGWFTAFAIEGADMAIMIFAIHFAILIFKPNWKWRNKRSGNMEGGLYKKRSYIWPITALVPAILASLAFINYNKLNDDSDTTIILDNNNYNFPDSPRQGGYKPWSAWCYLPPKPYWYKIVLSWGPRYFIIIFIFAVYLSIYIFITSESKRIKAQIGDFNHNVLEEEKEKKKLFGLGHWGKAKWYFRSYFKLPLLHLLRNLKNFFTISFIDPNEETDDSGSSNGTFNFGESSNEIPTLFRKTNTGSDENVSASGGVRLLDYNSAKPLDMSKYAMSEQPDLERNNPFDCENDITLNPSELVSKQKEHKVTFSVENEGLDTRKSSMLGHQTFSCQNSLESPLAMYDNKNDNSDITSNIKEKGGIINNNSNNDDDDNNNNNDNDNDNNNSNNNNNNNNNNNNNNNNNNNNNNNNNNNNNNSNNIKNNVDNNNTNPADNIPTLSNEAFTPSQQFSQERVNNNADRCENSSFTNVQQHFQAQTYKQMKKRRAQIQKNLRAIFIYPLSYIGIWLFPIIADALQYNHEIKHGPTMWVTYIDTCVRPLSCLVDVIVYLFKEKPWNYSWAKTESKYLIEKYILKGELGEKEILKFCHSNWGKRGWYYRGKWKKRKCWKYSTNPLKRILWFVERFFKQLFELKLHFSFYDNCDDFEYWENYYSAKDSNDNKRTESDETKTNSSDRSLPSNSLELQAMLNNITAEEVEVPLFWRIIHHIPMLGGIDLDELNRLLKIRYNNDHFSLPGLKFALNQNKSHDKHQDVSTNSMVKSSFFSSNIVTNDDENSIEEDKNLRYSDASASENYLVKPTIPGTTPDPIIEAQNDNDSSDSSGIDLIAFLRNGPL; this comes from the coding sequence ATGATAACTGAGGGATTTCCCCCGAATTTAAACGCGTTGAAAGGGTCATCCTTACTAGAAAAGAGAGTTGATTCTCTCCGACAGCTTAACACTACCACGGTTAACCAGCTGCTGGGGTTGCCGGGGATGACCTCTACATTCACGGCTCCGCAACTGTTGCAGTTAAGAATAATAGCTATAACTGCGTCTGCCGTGTCCCTTATTGCCGGTTGCCTCGGAATGTTCTTCCTTTCTAAAATGGATAAGAGACGAAAAGTCTTCAGACATGATCTCATCgcatttttgataatttgCGACTTTCTTAAAGCTTTTATTCTGATGATTTATCCCATGATTATCCTTATTAATAATAGTGTGTATGCAACACCTGCATTTTTTAATACCTTGGGTTGGTTTACGGCCTTTGCCATCGAAGGTGCAGACATGGCCATAATGATATTCGCCATACATTTTGCTATTTTGATCTTCAAGCCTAATTGGAAATGGCGAAATAAAAGATCGGGAAATATGGAGGGTGGCTTGTACAAAAAAAGGTCATATATCTGGCCAATTACTGCATTAGTACCTGCCATTTTAGCAAGCTTAGCCTTCATTAATTATAATAAACTCAATGACGATTCTGACACCACTATTATACTGGATAATAATAACTACAACTTTCCCGATTCTCCCAGGCAAGGTGGCTACAAACCTTGGAGTGCATGGTGCTATTTACCACCCAAGCCGTACTGGTATAAAATTGTTTTAAGCTGGGGTCCCAGatatttcattattattttcatatttgCAGTCTACCTCagtatttatattttcattaccaGTGAAAGTAAAAGAATTAAAGCGCAAATTGGAGACTTTAACCATAACGTACTagaggaagagaaagaaaagaaaaaattatttgggCTCGGTCACTGGGGAAAAGCCAAATGGTATTTCAGATCCTATTTTAAATTGCCATTGCTACAtcttttgagaaatttaaagaattttttcaccatTTCGTTCATAGATCCGAATGAGGAAACAGACGATTCAGGTAGTAGTAATGGAACTTTCAATTTTGGTGAGAGTTCGAATGAGATACCTACACTATTcagaaaaacaaatacaGGTAGTGATGAGAATGTCTCGGCAAGTGGTGGAGTTCGCTTACTTGACTATAACAGTGCTAAACCACTCGATATGTCCAAATATGCAATGTCTGAACAGCCagatttggaaagaaataatcCTTTTGATTGTGAAAATGACATCACACTCAATCCTTCGGAACTAGTATCCAAGCAAAAGGAGCATAAAGTTACTTTTAGtgttgaaaatgaaggaCTGGatacaagaaaaagttcaatgCTGGGACATCAGACTTTCTCTTGCCAAAATTCTCTAGAATCTCCTTTAGCAATGTATGATAATAAGAACGATAACAGCGACATAACTAGTAACATTAAGGAAAAAGGAGGCatcatcaacaacaacagtaacaacgacgacgacgacaacaacaacaataacgATAACGATAACGATAACaataatagcaataataataataacaataataataataacaataataataataacaataataataacaataacaacaacaacaacaataataataataatagtaataatattaaaaataacgttgataacaataatactAATCCAGCCGATAATATTCCTACACTTTCTAATGAAGCATTTACTCCGTCTCAACAATTTTCACAGGAGAGAGTGAATAATAATGCAGACAGATGCGAAAATTCAAGTTTCACCAACGTACAACAGCATTTCCAAGCCCAAACCTAcaaacaaatgaaaaaacGTAGGGcacaaattcaaaagaatctAAGGGCAATATTCATTTATCCACTGTCGTATATTGGGATATGGCTTTTCCCCATCATTGCAGATGCGTTGCAATACAATCATGAAATAAAGCATGGGCCTACCATGTGGGTGACATACATTGACACTTGCGTTCGACCATTAAGTTGTCTCGTCGACGTCATTGTTTACCTGTTCAAGGAAAAACCTTGGAACTATTCATGGGCAAAAACAGAATCAAAATAtctcattgaaaaatatattctGAAAGGAGAGCTTGgtgaaaaggaaattctGAAGTTTTGTCACAGCAATTGGGGGAAAAGAGGTTGGTATTATCGTGGTaagtggaagaaaagaaaatgctgGAAATATTCTACAAACCCTCTGAAGCGTATACTGTGGTTTGTTGAACGCTTCTTTAAACAATTGTTTGAACTAAAACTACACTTTAGTTTTTATGACAATTGTGACGATTTTGAATACTGGGAAAACTACTATTCAGCCAAAGATTCAAACGATAATAAACGCACAGAATCTGATGAGACTAAAACGAATAGTAGCGATCGCTCCcttccatcaaattcaCTTGAACTACAGGCAATGCTTAATAACATCACGGCCGAAGAGGTTGAAGTGCCCTTGTTTTGGAGGATCATTCATCATATTCCAATGCTTGGCGGAATAGATCTTGATGAGTTAAACAGATTGTTGAAAATACGGTACAATAACGACCATTTTTCTCTACCCGGGTTGAAATTTGCATTAaaccaaaataaaagtCACGATAAACATCAGGACGTCTCAACTAACAGTATGGTCAAATCCAGCTTCTTTTCAAGCAATATTGTCACAAACGATGATGAGAATAGCATTGAAGAGGATAAGAATTTACGCTATTCAGATGCTAGTGCATCTGAAAATTATCTGGTCAAGCCCACAATACCAGGTACGACTCCTGATCCAATAATTGAGGCGCAGAACGATAATGATAGTAGTGATAGTAGCGGCATAGATTTGATAGCCTTCTTAAGAAATGGACCATTATAA